The following proteins are co-located in the Pyricularia oryzae 70-15 chromosome 1, whole genome shotgun sequence genome:
- a CDS encoding aromatic amino acid aminotransferase: protein MQSRLCLWAATKCSRSASESQIGQGSRNNLKTSSSQGMSRGAETYRKASVLCSTGTALGNRRREISTGQNRTSGVLSLSRRREIYKLCSQFDIVLIEDNPYFSLYYPPSAGGETFDGASFPYGLFNELVPSFLRLDTEGRVIRLDSFSKSIAPGCRLGWIMASPTVCQHLFSIVDDTTQQPLGFVQVVIARLLSEPDGDDANGSSSRTSWGFQSWVGWLQGPRSAYRRRMVKMATVLERGKHVATASTTNGGGEDNKVAMFDFRWPMGGMFLWVEVKIKNHPLAVSVDLRRLMRDLWIKCIRPPYLVLTVTGDDFAETEAVKTGRGYKFLRFCLAAIEEDLLEEKPASFVPAYRDFWSIRRKEDVERIIKEEEAYQVTTS, encoded by the exons ATGCAGAGTAGGCTGTGCCTGTGGGCAGCGACGAAATGTAGTCGCTCTGCCAGTGAGAGCCAAATCGGACAGGGCAGTCGCAACAACCTCAAGACCTCTTCTAGCCAAGGAATGTCTCGGGGCGCGGAAA CTTATCGCAAAGCTTCAGTACTATGCAGTACCGGAACCGCCCTGGGTAATCGCAGACGTGAGATAAGTACTGGCCAAAATCGTACCTCGGGCGTGCTGTCTTTATCGAGGCGTAGGGAGATCTACAAGCTATGTTCGCAATTCGACATAGTCCTGATCGAGGATAACCCATACTTTAGCCTCTACTACCCTCCTTCAGCGGGAGGGGAGACGTTCGACGGCGCGTCGTTCCCCTACGGACTCTTCAACGAGCTCGTGCCCAGCTTTCTCCGTCTCGATACTGAGGGCCGCGTCATAAGGCTGGACTCGTTCTCCAAGTCCATTGCTCCAGGCTGCAGGCTCGGATGGATAATGGCCAGCCCGACCGTGTGCCAGCATCTCTTCTCTATTGTTGACGACACAACGCAGCAGCCGTTGGGTTTCGTGCAAGTTGTGATTGCGCGGCTGCTATCCGAGCCCGACGGGGACGACGCCAACGGTAGTAGCAGCAGGACCTCCTGGGGCTTTCAAAGCTGGGTTGGCTGGCTCCAGGGTCCACGGTCGGCGTACCGACGTCGCATGGTCAAGATGGCAACGGTGCTCGAAAGGGGTAAGCACGTTGCTACAGCGTCGACcacgaacggcggcggcgaggacaaCAAGGTGGCAATGTTTGATTTCCGCTGGCCCATGGGCGGAATGTTCCTCTGGGTCGAAGTAAAGATCAAGAACCACCCGCTCGCCGTATCCGTCGACCTGAGGAGGCTGATGCGCGACCTGTGGATCAAATGCATCCGCCCCCCTTACCTCGTCCTGACGGTAACGGGGGACGACTTCGCCGAGACGGAGGCGGTTAAAACTGGGCGCGGGTACAAGTTCCTTCGGTTCTGCCTTGCGGCCATAGAAGAAGACCTGCTCGAGGAAAAGCCGGCGTCCTTTGTCCCCGCTTACCGGGACTTTTGGTCGATCCGGAGGAAAGAGGATGTTGAAAGAATCATAAAGGAGGAGGAAGCTTACCAGGTTACCACCTCTTAA
- a CDS encoding CAMK protein kinase codes for MMDVNINDGANASGSTTEPIPSTEFARMLEEHGVCLASPEAPSGTTNPFSSSELIRRQNEQNEDDATAASQREADEVEAAEAPPNVRIILGASPSQPVTVQLHPLGDIKAGAEATSRYRRAVLDVAANASGTALPGALAYQKLFVTQSKENIGFTIQATAYVPPTQARQRIPPKDVAQLLHCTLVFDPAADRIVLRNLDDKSVTLKTLAREKMPAELGLEGKGLSTPRSVQSVEIEPDDFELLEAGPWAIHAASGQEVLEFSILARSGISIIPNPTVPSNAKTTLQGTKRQLASSQAGDPGPSKKGKLREPDKEDKATIVFQPVPVQAVRQLDHPSASARAPASVPAASAAGRGLLPFRGHPMQYLHAGDKARIIGPSGEDYTVTYDKQLAMRENCHVFTAQHSSSPEDNGAAVVKVIRLPSGPVKQGESGKEAQKIYSLGKVWVQEVRNHLRLSEHPSIVRLFDADSRLFALYMEHVKALSLLHYRKPTVAGPYCTLSSANVAQVLCDTSSALSYIHSHRIVHNDIKPDNILYSPDRGAVVIDFGLSREIPDSTSHTYHTGGTPWYLPREFLGRTPSRGAPGDVFALGVVMLFLTGKIPLPELCKAHPVWFINEALHLGSGARLAMQKWLSFVEDTSATLDSTDLLEDIVTQMVQAVPANRITTDELAVKVAGLQPQ; via the exons ATGATGGATGTCAATATTAATGATGGAGCAAATGCTTCCGGCAGCACCACCGAGCCGATCCCATCAACCGAATTTGCGCGGATGTTGGAGGAGCATGGAGTCTGTCTCGCCTCACCTGAAGCACCCTCTGGCACCACCAACCCGTTCAGCTCAAGCGAGCTCATCCGACGCCAAAATGAGCAAAATGAAGATGATGCTACTGCGGCTTCACAAAGGGAGGCTGATGAGGTtgaggcggccgaggcgccACCGAATGTCCGCATTATTTTGGGCGCCTCGCCGAGCCAACCTGTGACAGTTCAGCTTCATCCACTGGGCGACATTAAAGCCGGCGCTGAAGCCACGTCTCGGTACCGCCGGGCCGTGCTCGACGTTGCTGCAAACGCCAGTGGCACCGCGCTGCCCGGTGCATTGGCCTATCAAAAATTGTTCGTCACGCAGTCCAAGGAGAACATTGGGTTTACGATCCAAGCCACGGCCTATGTGCCCCCAACCCAGGCTCGCCAGCGCATTCCACCGAAGGATGTAGCGCAGCTGCTTCACTGCACACTTGTTTTTGACCCCGCTGCCGATCGCATAGTCCTGAGGAACCTGGATGACAAGTCGGTCACACTCAAGACGCTTGCTAGAGAAAAGATGCCAGCAGAGTTAGGGCTGGAAGGGAAGGGTCTTTCTACTCCTCGGTCTGTACAGTCCGTCGAAATCGAACCAGATGACTTTGAGCTTTTAGAGGCTGGACCTTGGGCGATTCATGCAGCTTCTGGGCAAGAAGTCCTGGAATTTTCCATCCTGGCTCGCAGCGGCATCTCAATCATACCGAACCCAACTGTGCCGAGCAACGCGAAGACAACGTTGCAAGGGACTAAGAGACAGCTCGCCTCCTCACAGGCTGGGGACCCAGGCCCATCCAAGAAAGGCAAGCTCAGGGAGCCTGACAAAGAGGATAAGGCAACCATTGTTTTTCAGCCAGTACCCGTCCAAGCTGTACGTCAACTCGATCATCCCTCGGCATCAGCGAGAGCACCGGCTTCAGTTCCAGCTGCGAGTGCTGCGGGACGGGGACTGCTGCCTTTTCGCGGCCATCCAATGCAGTACCTCCACGCAGGAGACAAAGCTAGAATTATCGGCCCCAGTGGTGAGGATTACACGGTCACTTACGACAAGCAGCTCGCGATGAGAGAGAACTGTCACGTCTTCACCGCCCAGCACTCTTCTTCTCCAGAAGACAATGGAGCAGCAGTCGTCAAGGTTATCCGCTTGCCCTCTGGCCCAGTTAAACAGGGCGAATCGGGCAAGGAAGCTCAAAAGATCTATAGTTTGGGTAAAGTATGGGTGCAGGAGGTTAGAAACCATTTAAGGCTGTCGGAACAC CCATCGATAGTGCGTCTGTTCGACGCCGACTCCAGATTGTTTGCACTTTACATGGAGCATGTGAAGGCACTGAGTCTGCTTCACTACAGGAAGCCGACGGTGGCAGGCCCGTACTGCACCCTGTCTTCGGCCAACGTAGCCCAGGTCTTGTGTGATACGTCCTCTGCGCTCTCCTATATCCACAGCCACAGGATCGTGCACAACGACATCAAGCCAGATAACATTCTTTACTCTCCGGACCGCGGCGCTGTTGTCATCGACTTTGGCCTCTCGAGGGAGATCCCAGACAGCACTTCCCATACCTATCACACGGGAGGGACTCCTTGGTATCTACCACGTGAGTTCTTGGGCCGAACCCCCAGTCGCGGCGCACCAGGGGACGTTTTTGCACTTGGGGTAGTGATGCTTTTCCTCACTGGCAAAATCCCTCTGCCGGAACTATGCAAGGCCCATCCAGTATGGTTTATCAACGAGGCGCTGCATCTTGGATCAGGCGCCAGGCTGGCCATGCAAAAGTGGCTTTCTTTTGTTGAAGATACTTCGGCGACACTGGATTCCACAGACTTATTGGAGGATATAGTCACCCAAATGGTGCAGGCGGTTCCCGCGAACCGGATAACGACGGatgagttggctgtgaaggTTGCGGGTTTACAGCCACAATGA
- a CDS encoding mitochondrial chaperone BCS1 — MSTTDDISAGNVSTTPGSLLMSKLGIDDIIMPLISRVHGNPLIRTLILVNQSLGAYLPTALVTATSFAWVTYHLTRQFCSVVWHLTLEYITSKISVSSDDEIFEHVMAWLAAQPRTARSRRLIAETAFQSVWEDGTRQVDLATISENGIEYLNFSQQKSTTPIRYTPSSGPHIFSFQGKYFSIDRQQRSVMDNSNTGSEAVTIREKETFIISTFGLSPEPIKQFLAHARKHHHKDHGDKTLIMRPNSLPQRRFHDRAWREVAKRPVRPISTVVLDQEQKTAVLSDMNEYLQPKTECWYSNRGIPLRRGYLFHGPPGTGKTSLSFALAGVFGLEIYVISLIEPQLSDEDLSTLFNGLPRRCIVLLEDIDTAGMSRAEGEIRTETKTEGPSEWKVADLARALKVGRGHGDDQKGISMSGLLNVIDGVAAHEGRIFIMTTNKPEILDEALIRSGRVDLQVAFRNATQQQASELFQRLYSTEKSVKSSRCLSPLDATDKKDDLETSITDADELIEMAAEFGSKIVPDQMSPAEIQGFLLKRKTCPRKALRDVEAWVKTSLDHKASKTTSG; from the exons ATGTCCACGACAGACGATATTTCTGCCGGTAATGTCTCGACTACTCCTGGGAGCCTTCTCATGAGCAAATTGGGGATAGATGATATTATCATGCCTCTGATCAGTAGAGTACACGGCAACCCACTTATACGAACTTTGATTCTTGTCAACCAGAGCCTCGGCGCCTACCTTCCGACGGCACTTGTCACTGCAACAAGCTTTGCTTGGGTCACTTACCACCTGACACGTCAGTTTTGTTCGGTCGTGTGGCATCTAACGCTTGAGTATATAACATCGAAAATCTCCGTGTCCAGCGATGATGAAATCTTTGAACATGTCATGGCTTGGCTGGCCGCCCAGCCCCGGACCGCGAGGTCGAGGCGGCTGATAGCCGAAACGGCTTTCCAGTCCGTGTGGGAAGACGGCACGCGACAGGTAGATTTGGCAACAATTTCTGAGAACGGCATTGAGTACTTGAACTTTTCGCAACAAAAGTCAACCACG CCAATACGCTATACCCCCTCCTCTGGTCCCCACATCTTCTCATTCCAGGGCAAGTATTTTAGTATTGACCGGCAGCAGAGATCCGTGATGGACAACAGCAACACAGGATCTGAGGCCGTCACTATCAGGGAAAAAGAGACCTTCATCATTTCCACCTTTGGACTTTCCCCAG AGCCCATTAAGCAGTTTTTGGCCCACGCCCGGAAGCATCACCACAAGGACCACGGCGACAAAACGCTCATAATGCGGCCCAATAGCCTCCCACAACGCCGATTCCACGACCGGGCGTGGAGAGAGGTCGCGAAACGTCCAGTTCGTCCCATAAGCACTGTCGTGCTCGACCAGGAGCAGAAGACGGCCGTGCTTTCAGATATGAACGAGTATCTTCAGCCCAAGACGGAATGCTGGTATTCGAACCGAGGCATTCCTTTGCGCAGGGGTTATCTATTCCACGGCCCTCCGGGCACGGGCAAGACGTCACTTTCCTTTGCGTTGGCCGGTGTCTTCGGGCTTGAAATATACGTTATCAGCCTCATAGAGCCGCAGCTGAGCGATGAGGATTTATCCACCCTATTTAACGGCCTGCCGAGAAGATGCATCGTTCTGTTGGAGGACATCGACACAGCCGGAATGAGTAGAGCCGAAGGTGAGATCAGAACAGAAACCAAGACAGAAGGACCCAGCGAGTGGAAGGTTGCAGACCTGGCTCGCGCCCTTAAGGTCGGCAGGGGACATGGAGACGATCAAAAGGGTATCTCTATGTCAGGCCTGCTTAACGTCATAGACGGCGTGGCGGCGCATGAGGGTCGCATATTTATTATGACCACCAACAAGCCCGAAATTCTCGATGAAGCCCTTATCCGCTCCGGTCGCGTCGACTTACAAGTGGCCTTTCGCAATGCGACGCAGCAGCAGGCAAGTGAGTTGTTCCAGCGCTTGTACAGCACCGAAAAAAGCGTCAAATCCTCGCGGTGCTTGAGTCCACTCGACGCTACCGACAAAAAGGACGACCTGGAGACTTCCATCACCGATGCAGATGAGCTTATTGAAATGGCAGCCGAGTTTGGCTCCAAGATCGTTCCAGACCAGATGTCACCTGCCGAGATCCAGGGCTTTCTGCTTAAGAGGAAAACGTGCCCACGCAAAGCTCTGCGAGATGTTGAGGCCTGGGTTAAGACCTCGTTGGATCACAAGGCGAGCAAAACGACTTCCGGCTGA